A portion of the Bacillus sp. V2I10 genome contains these proteins:
- a CDS encoding proline dehydrogenase family protein: MELLSIEKQFADALKSVARNLEIKEYIQQSSELYPLFQSAAKRFVTGESREDGLSSGDLLINKGYRISLEYIGENTTNKEECVRAKDEFIALMRECGNRGISSRISFDLSHIGLSVDPELAYQNLLELAKEGQSYNLSLMISMEESAKTDQILSLYKRVVVEYPNVGVTLQAQLHRTFDDLNELLNYSGAIRIVKGAYQEQSDICIPRSDDLDQRYLELVDLCVKAGHQVSIASHDEAIYKQIVERGYLQNPYVEAEMLYGIRPELCKQLKDKGLPVRVYLTYGVEWYLYLTHRIAEYPPNIYVAITDMIRGGGNSSQFY; encoded by the coding sequence TTGGAACTTCTATCAATTGAAAAACAATTTGCAGATGCTTTAAAATCTGTTGCTCGAAATTTAGAAATAAAGGAGTATATTCAGCAATCTTCTGAACTTTATCCGTTATTTCAAAGTGCTGCTAAAAGATTTGTGACAGGTGAATCAAGAGAAGATGGATTATCTAGTGGTGATTTACTTATCAATAAGGGTTACCGCATTTCGCTGGAATATATCGGAGAGAATACTACAAACAAAGAGGAATGCGTTCGAGCTAAAGATGAGTTTATAGCGTTGATGAGGGAATGTGGAAATCGTGGAATAAGTTCTCGTATTTCTTTTGATTTATCTCATATAGGTTTATCTGTTGATCCTGAACTTGCTTATCAAAACTTACTAGAGTTGGCAAAAGAAGGACAATCTTATAATCTTTCTCTTATGATAAGTATGGAGGAATCGGCTAAAACGGATCAGATACTTTCTTTATACAAAAGAGTAGTTGTCGAATATCCTAACGTTGGGGTTACACTTCAAGCTCAACTGCATCGAACATTTGATGACCTTAATGAATTACTTAATTATTCTGGGGCAATACGTATTGTTAAAGGAGCATATCAAGAACAATCAGATATTTGTATCCCTCGTTCAGATGACTTGGACCAACGTTATTTAGAACTAGTGGATTTATGTGTTAAAGCCGGTCACCAGGTTTCAATAGCTTCTCACGATGAAGCTATCTATAAACAGATTGTAGAGCGTGGTTATTTACAAAATCCATATGTGGAAGCAGAAATGTTATACGGAATTCGTCCGGAACTTTGTAAACAACTTAAAGACAAGGGGTTACCTGTTCGGGTTTATTTAACTTATGGTGTGGAGTGGTATCTATACCTTACTCATAGAATAGCAGAGTACCCACCAAACATTTATGTTGCAATAACGGATATGATTCGGGGTGGAGGAAATTCTTCTCAATTTTACTAA
- a CDS encoding DMT family transporter, whose product MGLKANISENRTYTKGVIALLLSALLTAISQVFYASRVQNLNPFIFTGISFFLTACYFSFFARNQKVEYKWKSTWQSLLKLNLASVLAFMGFYFALKFIEPAIVSSLEMGLGPLFVIFLTLTQRQFVSKSQWGIALGTLLACFLLIVSIFNGNSGVQMNQNTNTILGVIASVFCGLGAVLCTNYSKQLSSVGWTSSMILTHRFYGIVLLSFIFTYDILFDYFFDNVLWIFLVTIAGVLIPMYLLQKGIQYCETFLVMMSLCFVPVFTFFFQLFDPRLSWSTTTLIGVILLFVLGLFSIYGEKK is encoded by the coding sequence ATGGGGCTTAAAGCGAATATTTCTGAAAATCGAACTTATACGAAAGGTGTAATTGCGTTATTATTATCAGCTTTATTAACTGCAATAAGCCAAGTATTTTACGCAAGTCGTGTACAAAATTTGAATCCATTTATATTTACGGGTATCAGTTTCTTTTTAACTGCTTGTTATTTTTCCTTTTTTGCGAGAAATCAAAAGGTAGAATATAAATGGAAATCAACATGGCAATCGCTACTAAAGTTAAATTTAGCCTCTGTACTAGCATTTATGGGGTTTTACTTCGCATTGAAATTCATTGAACCAGCAATCGTTAGTTCACTTGAGATGGGGTTAGGACCATTATTTGTGATTTTCCTTACATTAACACAGCGACAGTTTGTCAGTAAATCACAGTGGGGAATTGCACTGGGTACTTTGTTAGCTTGCTTTTTATTAATCGTTTCTATCTTTAATGGTAATTCAGGTGTTCAAATGAATCAAAATACAAATACTATTTTAGGTGTAATAGCGAGTGTTTTTTGTGGTTTAGGAGCTGTACTTTGTACGAACTATTCAAAGCAATTAAGTTCGGTTGGGTGGACAAGTTCGATGATTTTAACACACCGTTTTTATGGTATCGTACTTTTATCATTTATTTTTACTTATGATATTTTATTTGACTATTTTTTTGATAATGTATTGTGGATTTTCCTTGTAACAATTGCCGGTGTCTTAATTCCAATGTATTTATTGCAGAAAGGTATTCAATATTGTGAGACGTTCTTAGTGATGATGTCGCTCTGCTTCGTACCTGTGTTTACATTTTTCTTTCAACTATTCGACCCAAGATTATCTTGGTCAACAACGACTTTAATCGGCGTTATTTTATTATTTGTATTAGGTCTTTTTAGTATTTATGGAGAGAAAAAATAA